The Campylobacter sp. CN_NE2 genome contains a region encoding:
- the lgt gene encoding prolipoprotein diacylglyceryl transferase, translated as MSYWNEIYSHFDPVAFRVFGLSVHWYGIMYVLALLIALWIAKWFVKNDKFPFSNATLESYFIWVEIGVILGARLGYILIYSGEQIYYLTHPWQIFNPFANGEFVGIRGMSYHGAVVGFVIATILFCKKYKTNLWLLLDLCALSIPLGYIFGRVGNFLNQELVGRATDVSWGILVGGVLRHPSQLYEAFLEGFVIFLILFFYRKFKKFDGELIALYAILYTCMRFVSEFFREPDTHIGFLVFGFSLGQILSIFMFVAGVSLMLYLKASAKFETNKTPV; from the coding sequence TTGAGTTATTGGAACGAAATTTACTCGCATTTTGACCCCGTTGCGTTTAGAGTTTTTGGGCTTAGTGTGCATTGGTATGGCATTATGTATGTTTTAGCCTTGCTAATCGCACTTTGGATAGCAAAATGGTTTGTAAAAAATGATAAATTTCCATTTAGCAATGCAACCTTGGAAAGCTATTTTATTTGGGTTGAAATAGGCGTTATTTTAGGGGCTAGACTAGGTTACATTTTGATATATTCGGGAGAGCAAATTTATTATTTAACGCACCCGTGGCAAATTTTTAATCCATTTGCAAACGGCGAATTTGTCGGAATTCGTGGTATGAGTTACCACGGCGCGGTTGTAGGATTTGTTATTGCCACTATTTTGTTTTGCAAAAAATATAAAACAAATTTGTGGCTACTTTTGGATTTGTGTGCTTTAAGTATCCCGCTTGGCTACATTTTTGGGCGTGTGGGGAATTTTTTAAACCAAGAGTTGGTGGGTCGTGCAACTGATGTTAGCTGGGGAATTTTAGTTGGTGGCGTTTTAAGGCACCCTAGCCAACTTTATGAAGCATTTTTAGAAGGGTTTGTTATATTTTTGATTTTGTTTTTTTATCGCAAATTTAAAAAATTTGACGGCGAGTTGATAGCGTTATATGCTATTTTATACACTTGTATGCGTTTTGTGAGCGAATTTTTTAGAGAACCTGATACGCATATAGGATTTTTGGTTTTTGGTTTTAGTTTGGGACAAATTTTATCGATTTTTATGTTTGTTGCCGGGGTTAGTTTGATGTTATACCTAAAAGCAAGTGCCAAATTTGAAACAAACAAGACGCCTGTTTAA